Genomic segment of Microbacterium hydrocarbonoxydans:
ACGCCGTTGTCCTGCAGACCCCGCACGTAGGCTGCTCCGAGCTCGGAGGTCAGCTCCGGGTCCTCGCTGAAGCACTCGAAGTGGCGGCCGCCGAGCGGAGACCGGTGCAGGTTGATCGTCGGGCCGAGCACGACGTCCACTCCCTTGCGCCGTGCCTCCGAGGCTGCGGCCGCGCCGTAGCGATACGCGAGTCGCACATCCCACGACGCCGCGAGGGCCGATCCTGAGGGGAGGTTGAGCGAGGGCTCGCGCTCGTCCCAGCGCGGACCACGCACACCGGCAGGACCGTCGGACAGCGTGAGAGCACGCAGACCGATCTCGGGCAGCGGCACGGTGGTCCAGAAGTCGGCGCCCTGCACGAGTGCCGCCTTCTGCTCGAGCGTGAGCCTGTCGAGCAGAGGCTGCAGGTGCGCTGTGGAGTCGGCGGAGACCGCGGACTCGATGTCGGGGGTGGTCATGCGGCTGATCCTTCGGAGGTCTGAGCGTCGATGAGGGCACGGCGGTCGGCGCGACGCTTCTGCTGCGCATCGGGGTCGGGAACGGGGGCGGCGAGGAAGAGCCGCTGCGTGTAGGGGTGCTCGGGGCGCGCGGTGACCTGGTCGCCGTCGCCGGTCTCGACCAGCTCGCCTCGATACATCACTGCCACGCGATGACTGATGTGGCGGACCACGGCGAGGTCGTGCGAGATGAAGAGGTACGCGACCCCGGTGCGCTCCTGGATCTCGATGAAGAGATCGAGCACCCTGGCCTGCGTCGACAGATCGAGCGCCGAGACCGGCTCGTCGCACACGATCAGACGGGGGTCGAGCGCCAGCGCGCGCGCGATCGCGACGCGCTGGCGCTGCCCGCCCGAGAACTCGCGGGGCAGCCGACGGGCAGCATCCGTCGGCAGCCCCACGCGGTCGAGCAGGTCGGCGACCCTGGCGTTCGCCTCTTTCGACGAGACCCCGCGGGCGGTGAGTGGTTCGGCGAGGATCTGCGCGATCGTCATCGACGGGTTCAGCGACGAGTACGGGTCCTGGAACACGACCTGGATCTCGCTCGAGAGCGTGCGTCGCTCGCGCCGGTTGAGGTGACCGATCTCGCGACCGTCGTAGCGGATCGACCCCTCGGTCACCGGAGCGAGGCCCAGCACGGCCCGACCCAGCGTTGTCTTGCCCGAACCCGATTCGCCCACCAGGCCCACGGTCTCGCCCGGGCGGATGTCGAGGGACACGCCCTTGAGCGCATGGAACGGCTCGGCGCGGAAGCCCTTGCCGGGATACGTGACGTGCAGGTCCTTGACCTCGAGCAGTGCATTCATGACCGGCCTCCTTCGGCGGTTCCTGCAGAGATGAGCGGGCCGCGGGCGGGACCCTCGTCGAGGATCGCGTCGAGCAGCGACTGCGTGTAGGCGTGCGAGGGCGAGCCGAGGATGGTGCGCACGGGCCCCTGCTCGACGAAGAGCCCCTGCTGCATCACCGTGACCCGGTCGCACAGGTCGGCGACGACTCCGAAGTTGTGCGTGACCAGCAGCATCGCCATCTGGCGCTCCCGCTGCAGGTCGCGCAGCAGGTCGAGCACCTCGGCCTGCACCGTGACGTCGAGCGCCGTCGTGGGCTCGTCGGCGATGATGAGGTCGGGGTCGGTCGACACGGCCCCGGCGATCAGGACACGCTGCGCCATGCCCCCCGACACCTCGAAGGGATACGCCTCGAAGGTGCGCTTCGGGTTCGGGATGCCGACGCGGTCGAGCAGCGCGAGCGCCCTCTCGGTGGCCTCCTTCTTCGACAGGTTGAGGTTCTTGCGCAGCGGCTCGACGAGTTGGTAGCCGATCGTGAACGACGGGTCGAGGTTGCTCATCGGCTCCTGAGGGATGTAGCCGATGCGCCGACCGCGGATGCCGGCATACGCGCTCTCGGAGGCGTCGGCGAGCTGCGTCCCCTCGTAGACGATGGAGCCGCCGGTGACCCGGCCGCCCCGAGGCAGCAGGCCGAGCACGGCGAACGCGGTCTGCGTCTTGCCCGAGCCCGATTCACCGATGAGTCCGTGCACCTCGCCCTTGCGGATCTGCAGCGAGACCCCGTGGACGACCTCGATGTCCTCTCCCTCGGACTGCTCGTATGCGACGCGCAGATCAGACACGGTCAGGATCGCCGGAGCTCCGGCGACGGTGCTGCCCGCATCGTCGGGATGCACGATCGTGTCTCCCACGACGGGCAGCGGAGACGAGTCGTCGAGTTCGGAGGCGTCGCCTCCCGAGAGGCTGAACGACGTGGTCACGGCCGCGATCGAGCCGGTTGCCGTCGTGACTGCGCGGCGGCGGCGACGGCGCACGACGGCCGTGCGCTCGAGCACGTCGCGCATGCCGTTCGCGAGCAGGGTGAGAGCGATGGCCGTGAGCGCGATCGCGAGCGAGGGCCAGAGCATCAGCAGCGGCTGCTTGTAGATGTTCGCGAACCCGTCGTTGAGCATGCCGCCCCAGGTCGGAACACTCATGTCGCCGAGGCCGAGGAACTCGAGACCCGACTGGATGGCGATCGCGATGCCGGTGATGATCGCCGACTGGATGATGATCGGGGCGCGCACGACCGACAGGATGTGGCGCCCGATGATGCGCACGTCCGAGAGGCCCGACACCTTGGCCGCGTCGACGTACAGCTCGCCGCGCACTCCCGTGACCGCCGCGTAGACCAGACGGTAGTAGGCGGGGGCGAGCAGGATGCCGAAGATGAACATCGCGAGCCACACGCTCGGGCCGAGGACGGCGCGGGCGGCGAGCAGCACGACGATGCCGGGAAGGGCCATGACGAGAGAGGTGACCCACGAGGCCACCGCGTCGAACCAGCCTCGGTAGTAGCCGGCGATGAGGCCCGAGATCACGCCGATCACGAGAGCCGTGACGACCGCCACGAGTGCGGCGGCGAGCGTGATCTGAGTCGCCGCCAGCAGGCGGGACAGAACATCCCGGCCGGCGCTGTCGGCACCGAGCAGGTGCTCGGCGCTCGGCGGAGCGAGCACGAGCTGGAGCGATGCGAGGTTCGGATCGAACGGGGCGATCCACCGGCCCGTGATCGCGATCACGGCGACGACGACGAGGAAGAGCAGTGAGATCAGCGAGACGGGACGTCGCACGAGTCGACGAAGCAGCGAGGTCTTCGCCGTGGGCGTCGGCACCGCGACGGGAACGTCGATAGCGGTCATGAGAGTCGCACCTTCGGGTTGAGCGCTGCCTGCGCGAGGTCGATCAGGAGGTTCACGATGAGCACGATCACGGCGAACGCGATCACGACGCCCATGACCACGGGGATGTCGCCCTGCGTCGTGGCCGACACCGTGAGCTGCCCCATGCCGGGCAGGGCGAAGACCTGCTCCACGATGACGGCGCCGCCGAGAAGGCCGATGAACTGCACCGCGAGCACGGCGAGGGCCGGGCCTCCGGCATTTCGCAGCACGTGCTTGTACACGACGCTGCCCGACGACAGCCCGCGGGATCGGAGCGTGCGCACGTAGTCGCGCGACATCGCGTCGACGACCGAGCCGCGCACCTGCTGTGCGACGGCCGCGATCGCTCCGATCGACAGAGCGACGATCGGCAGAGTCACCGACGAGAGCCAGCCGCTGAACGACTGCGCGATGGGTATGTACCCGGTCGCCTTGAACCAGTGCAGGTTGATCGCGAAGATCAGCACGAGATACAGGGCGATGAGGAAGCCCGGGATCGCGAAGCCGATCACCGAGATGAACTGCACGACGGTGTCGACCCAGCCGCCGCGACGAGCCGCCAGCACACCGAGGACGACGGCGAGCACGGCCGAGATGAGGGTCGCGCCGATCACGAGGGAGAGGCTGACGCTGAGTCGACCGCTGAGGCTGACCGACACGAGCTGGCCGTTGAACCAGGAGCGACCGAGATCGCCGGTGAGCGCCGAGGTCAGCCAGTCCCAGTACTGGGCGGCGAGCGGACGGTCGAGGCCCAGCTCAGCCGCCTTCTGGGCGACCAGCTCTTCGGTGGCGTTCTGACCGAGGATCCGGCGGGCGATGTTGGCGCTGTCGAGGAAGAGGAGCCCGAACGTCACGATCGAGATGACGACGAGCAGGACGATGCCGGCGAGGATCCGGCGCACGATGAACATGAGCATGCTGCGCTCCTGTGGTGAGAGGAATCGGGGTCCGGTCCCCCCGCCGACGGGCAGGGGGACCGGAGGGTCCGCGTCAGGACTTGGGCGTGAAGTCGTAGATCGCGGGGTAGGCGTTCGTCGGGAGCACCTCGACGGCCGTGCCGGCATCCGTGGCGAAGCTGCCCTGCACGCGGTAGAACGGCGCGAACCACGCCTGCTCCACGATGTACGCGTTCAGCTCCTTCGCCACCGACTCCTGCGTGGCCTCGTCACCGAACTGGATCTGCTGGATGTACTCGTCGACCTTCGGGTCCTCGTAGCCGAACGGGTTGAAGATCGCGGAGGGAGCGATCATGAACTGGATCAGCTGCCAATCCGGGTTCTGCTCCAGAGCCATGAACGAGACCGGGAACTTCGGCGCCAGGAGGTCGGCGATGAAGTTGTTGCCCGGATCGGTGTACTCGACGCCGATCCCCACGTCGGCGAGCTGCTGCTCGATCAGCGTGTAGGTGGTGGCGCCCAGCAGTGTGGACGACGGCATCGACAGCGTGAGACCGGTGGCGTAGCCGGCTTCGGCCAGAAGCTCCTTCGCCTTCTCGGGGTCGTACGTGTAGTAGTCGTCCAGCTCGGGATCGTACGCCGCCGAGCTCTCGGGGAACACCTGGGTCGTGACGGTGCCGTTGCCGAGCTGCAGTGCGTCGAGCAGACCCTCACGGTCGAACGCGTAGTTCAGTGCCTGGCGGACGCGCACGTCGGCGAGTGCCGGGTTCATGGTGCCGGCGCGGTCGAGCAGCAGCATCCCCTGGAAGTCGAGCTCGTTCGCGTTGACGGTCCACCCCGCCCCTTCGACCTCGGCGAGGTTGTCGTTGCTGGCGAGCTTGACGCCGTTCGCCTCTCCCGCCTTGATCGCGTTGAGCGAGGCGGTGGCGTCGGCGAGCACGTTGATCACGAGGTTGTCGTAGTGCTGCACGTCGGGGTTCCAGTAGTCGGGGTTCTTCGTGTACGTGTAGCTGGTGCCGGTGACCGTGGCAGCCGTGTCGAGGATGTAGGGTCCGGAGCCGACCGGGTCGGTCGCGAGATTGTCGTTCTCGAGCGATTCGCCGCTGGCCACGAGTCCCGGGTCTCGCGTGAGGTAGTTGAGCAGCGCGGGATCGGGTGCGCTGAGCGTGATCACGACGGTCGTGTCGTCGGGGGCCTCGAAGCTCGTGATCCCGGCGAAGTAGTTCGCGTCGGGCGAGGTGCCGTCTTTGAAGCGCTGGAGGTTGTCGGCGACGACCTGGCCGGTGAGTGCCGAGCCGTCGGAGAACGTGACATCGTCACGCAGCGTGAGGGTGAGGACGGTGTTGTCCTCGTTGTACGACCATTCGGTCGCAAGCCAGGGCTCGATGGTGCCCTCGGGAGTGGCGAGAAGAAGAGTGTCGAAGACCGCCTGGTAGAACGGAGCGCGGTTGCCCCATTCCGAACCAGCGGGATCGAACGTGGTGGGCGGAGTGATCGCCCCGAGTGTGAGCGTGCCGCCGCTCCCGTCCCCCGAGCCGCCGTCTTCCGCACCGCCGGCGCAGCCGGTGAGTACGAGAGCAGCGATGGCGATGGTGGCTGCTGTGGCCTTCCAACGGAACATCCTTTGTCCCTTTCGTGGGTGGCGGTACCCCTGCGGACCGCCTCTGGTGGGAGAAGCTAGCAGCAATATCTAGCAGCCGCTAGGTTTTTGGAACAAAAAGCTAGCGGTCGCTAGGAATTCGTTATAGAACGGTACTCGGAGGCGTGCGATCGGCGAAGATGGCGGCTACCCGTGACGGGGGATACGGTGACAACGATGACGAACACCATGAACAAGGGACCGAAAGTCCGGCGAGGCGTGCGCGGCCAGTACGCCAAGACGCGCGAACGTCGCAAGGCGATCCTCGACGCGGCTCTCGAGGTGTTCTCCGAGGGCGGCTACCGCGCCGGGTCGCTTCGTGAGATCGCCCAGCGCGTGGGGATCAGCGAGGCGGGCCTGCTGCACCACTTCCCGAACAAGGGGGCACTTCTCGAGGCCGTGCTCGACCACCGCGACGATCGTTCGCGCGAGATGGTGCCGCTCGAGTCCGGCGACGGCGCAGCGATGATGCGCGGACTCGTGCGACTCGCGGAGTACAACGCCTCCGTGCCCGGTGTCATCGAGCTGTACTGCAC
This window contains:
- a CDS encoding ATP-binding cassette domain-containing protein; translation: MNALLEVKDLHVTYPGKGFRAEPFHALKGVSLDIRPGETVGLVGESGSGKTTLGRAVLGLAPVTEGSIRYDGREIGHLNRRERRTLSSEIQVVFQDPYSSLNPSMTIAQILAEPLTARGVSSKEANARVADLLDRVGLPTDAARRLPREFSGGQRQRVAIARALALDPRLIVCDEPVSALDLSTQARVLDLFIEIQERTGVAYLFISHDLAVVRHISHRVAVMYRGELVETGDGDQVTARPEHPYTQRLFLAAPVPDPDAQQKRRADRRALIDAQTSEGSAA
- a CDS encoding dipeptide/oligopeptide/nickel ABC transporter permease/ATP-binding protein yields the protein MTAIDVPVAVPTPTAKTSLLRRLVRRPVSLISLLFLVVVAVIAITGRWIAPFDPNLASLQLVLAPPSAEHLLGADSAGRDVLSRLLAATQITLAAALVAVVTALVIGVISGLIAGYYRGWFDAVASWVTSLVMALPGIVVLLAARAVLGPSVWLAMFIFGILLAPAYYRLVYAAVTGVRGELYVDAAKVSGLSDVRIIGRHILSVVRAPIIIQSAIITGIAIAIQSGLEFLGLGDMSVPTWGGMLNDGFANIYKQPLLMLWPSLAIALTAIALTLLANGMRDVLERTAVVRRRRRRAVTTATGSIAAVTTSFSLSGGDASELDDSSPLPVVGDTIVHPDDAGSTVAGAPAILTVSDLRVAYEQSEGEDIEVVHGVSLQIRKGEVHGLIGESGSGKTQTAFAVLGLLPRGGRVTGGSIVYEGTQLADASESAYAGIRGRRIGYIPQEPMSNLDPSFTIGYQLVEPLRKNLNLSKKEATERALALLDRVGIPNPKRTFEAYPFEVSGGMAQRVLIAGAVSTDPDLIIADEPTTALDVTVQAEVLDLLRDLQRERQMAMLLVTHNFGVVADLCDRVTVMQQGLFVEQGPVRTILGSPSHAYTQSLLDAILDEGPARGPLISAGTAEGGRS
- a CDS encoding ABC transporter permease → MLMFIVRRILAGIVLLVVISIVTFGLLFLDSANIARRILGQNATEELVAQKAAELGLDRPLAAQYWDWLTSALTGDLGRSWFNGQLVSVSLSGRLSVSLSLVIGATLISAVLAVVLGVLAARRGGWVDTVVQFISVIGFAIPGFLIALYLVLIFAINLHWFKATGYIPIAQSFSGWLSSVTLPIVALSIGAIAAVAQQVRGSVVDAMSRDYVRTLRSRGLSSGSVVYKHVLRNAGGPALAVLAVQFIGLLGGAVIVEQVFALPGMGQLTVSATTQGDIPVVMGVVIAFAVIVLIVNLLIDLAQAALNPKVRLS
- a CDS encoding ABC transporter substrate-binding protein, translated to MFRWKATAATIAIAALVLTGCAGGAEDGGSGDGSGGTLTLGAITPPTTFDPAGSEWGNRAPFYQAVFDTLLLATPEGTIEPWLATEWSYNEDNTVLTLTLRDDVTFSDGSALTGQVVADNLQRFKDGTSPDANYFAGITSFEAPDDTTVVITLSAPDPALLNYLTRDPGLVASGESLENDNLATDPVGSGPYILDTAATVTGTSYTYTKNPDYWNPDVQHYDNLVINVLADATASLNAIKAGEANGVKLASNDNLAEVEGAGWTVNANELDFQGMLLLDRAGTMNPALADVRVRQALNYAFDREGLLDALQLGNGTVTTQVFPESSAAYDPELDDYYTYDPEKAKELLAEAGYATGLTLSMPSSTLLGATTYTLIEQQLADVGIGVEYTDPGNNFIADLLAPKFPVSFMALEQNPDWQLIQFMIAPSAIFNPFGYEDPKVDEYIQQIQFGDEATQESVAKELNAYIVEQAWFAPFYRVQGSFATDAGTAVEVLPTNAYPAIYDFTPKS